Genomic DNA from Methanosarcina sp. MTP4:
AAATAAGACCAATGAAAATTGATTTCTTTTACATATACCTTTTATGGCCAAATCATCAAACTGTTTTTGGAACAATTAATGAATCTGGGATAAATACCGTCATTGTCTGGAACTTTTGCGGATATGAACTAAAGAAATATAAAAAGACAGCAAAGCATAAATAGTCAACGTTCGTATGTTTACACATGTTCCTTCCGGCAGGAGAAAAACAGTTCAAGTTCTGGGTCCTGCGCCGAAACGGACTCCCGAACATCAATATCGCTAAACAGTTCGGGGTCTCCAGGCAGGCGGTCTCCAGGGCCCTTCTCAGCATGGACAAGCGCATCGAAGAAACCCTGCTTGAGATGGCCCGGGCAAACCGGATAGAGGTGGAAAGAGTCAATCCGAAAAAGGGGGTACTCTTCGGGCATTCGGTTCCCTTCAAAGCCAGTGCAATCATCTTTATCTCGGCCAAACACGGGATGCAGGTCTGGTACGAACATGAGGGAGACTGCGGGTCCTGTGAGCGGTACAGGGAATGCATCGAACTGCTCTGGGACTTTGCGGAGGAGATGCAGATAAAACTCAAGAGCTCCGAGGACCCCACAAAAATTGCGGACGAATTGTTCGGGAAATTGAAGGAGATGACAGAAGAGGCCTGACTTAAGGCAGATAAAATAAGGAAGGGGAAACGATGAATGTATTTGCAAAAAGTATAAGGAAACTGATGGGGTGGTGTCCAAATGCAAAAACACTTGAAAACGACCCCTGGATCAACCCTGATAATTTTGAAACATATGATAGATCCGGAGGAGAAAAAGCTGATCGGTCCAGAGGAGAAAAAACCGGAAGCAATCTTAGCCGTATGAAAGGAATTGGATTGTTAATTACAAGTATAGGTACTTTTGCTGCGGCGTTGTCACTTGCTCTGGATTTAAAAGGTAACGTATCATCACTGATGGTAGGAGTAGGGACGCTCTTATTTTTAATTGGCACTCTCCTCTACATTAGATCCTGAGCAGCAAGGACTTTGCAGAGGAGATGCAGGTAAAATTCAAGAGCTCCGAGGACCCCACAAGCTTGCGGATGAGTTTTTCGGGAAATTGAAGGAGATGACAGAGTCGGAATGATTACGGTGGGAAAAATATGATTCCGGGTATGGAACAGTACATAAGGAAACTGATGGGCTGGTGCCCTTATGCAAAAACACCTGAAAACGGGTACCAAATCCCCTTTGAGAATTTTGAAGCAAATGCCTGGGAAGGAAGAGAAAAAGCAGGTACACCGGAAACCCTTTACGGGTACAGAAAAGCAAGCACCCGACTCCTCCGAATGAACGCGAGTTTTACTTTCCTGCATCCTGTGGTGCTTGCCATAATAGGCCTGAACCGGGGAGCGCTTCTTGCCGGACTTGGCATTTCCATGCTGTTTGGCATCTTCGACTGGAAGAAACAAATGAAAAGATATGATACCCTGGAAAAAGAACCTGTACTCGATTACTCCGGCAAGGTAAAGCTGTTTAAAAAATGGCACGGAATTCCGGGGTGCATATTTTTGCTCCTGATTTTTTACCTGTGGTATGAAATCAAGGCGTTTGCCCTGATGGATCTCTATTCTTTCGTTGCAGGCACTCTAGTTTTCCTCTGGTTCAGTTACCTGCAAATGATTTACTGGGAGCGGAAAAACCATAAAAAACTTTACTTCAAAAGTTGCGGGACTTGGAATACCTCGTATGCGGTCAGGGAGAAATGATAAATGCCTGTGAAACTTGTTGCTTTTGAGCAGATCAAAAAGCTGATGGGCTGGTGCCCAAATGCAAAAACTGCTGAAGCAGGACCCCGGATTAGCTCTGTGAATTTTGAAGCATATGATCGATCGGGAGAAGAAAAAGCAAGAAGTCCGACGGTTCCGAGCCAGCATTCCAGGCTTGATACCCAACTCCTCCTGCTACCAATTTTCTTTACTCCTGTTTACATAAACCTATTTCAAAAAGGCATAAATACAGAGGCTTTCCTTCTCGGCCTTTCACTTTCTTTACCAATATATCTGCTCGGCTGGAAAAAGCAGATGCATCAGTACAATGCCGCGAAAAAAAAACCTGTTGTTTCTCCTTCCTTTAGAAAATCATTATTCTGTGTTATC
This window encodes:
- a CDS encoding DUF1673 family protein; protein product: MNVFAKSIRKLMGWCPNAKTLENDPWINPDNFETYDRSGGEKADRSRGEKTGSNLSRMKGIGLLITSIGTFAAALSLALDLKGNVSSLMVGVGTLLFLIGTLLYIRS
- a CDS encoding DUF1673 domain-containing protein, which codes for MIPGMEQYIRKLMGWCPYAKTPENGYQIPFENFEANAWEGREKAGTPETLYGYRKASTRLLRMNASFTFLHPVVLAIIGLNRGALLAGLGISMLFGIFDWKKQMKRYDTLEKEPVLDYSGKVKLFKKWHGIPGCIFLLLIFYLWYEIKAFALMDLYSFVAGTLVFLWFSYLQMIYWERKNHKKLYFKSCGTWNTSYAVREK
- a CDS encoding DUF1673 domain-containing protein; protein product: MPVKLVAFEQIKKLMGWCPNAKTAEAGPRISSVNFEAYDRSGEEKARSPTVPSQHSRLDTQLLLLPIFFTPVYINLFQKGINTEAFLLGLSLSLPIYLLGWKKQMHQYNAAKKKPVVSPSFRKSLFCVILFLFLGFTLLIASLPYISSHAAHLLNDRTLNSFASGTLIPMWGFYFQLIYWERKNHMKMYMKREKGQQKLYALGEKGGKL